GGTCTACCCACAGTTGACACTCTAAACTCAAGAGGGTCGTCTACCCTTGTTTGAGTTATCACAGGAGATGCCTCTGTCTGACCATATGCAATTGTTATTTCCTTCATATTCATCTTTTCAACAACTTCTCTCATAACCTTTATAGGACAAGGTGCGCCTGCCATAATACCTGTTCTGAGTGACGAAAAATCAAACTTGTTAAAATCAGGATGCTGCAAGATTGCAATGAACATTGTAGGCACACCATGAAGAGCGGTACACCTTTCATAATGGACAGTCTCCATTACCATAAGTGGATTGAAATGGTCAAGAGGTACCATAGTAGCACCTTTTGTAACACAAGCAGTAATTCCCAGCACCAGCCCAAAACAGTGGAAAAATGGAACAGGAATACAAAGTTTATCCTTGTGTGTGAGTTTCATACACTCGGCAATTGCATATCCGTTGTTTAGAATATTTTTGTGTGTAAGCATAACTCCTTTTGGAAATCCTGTCGTGCCGGATGTGTATTGCATATTGATAACCTCATCAGGCTGAAGGCTTTTTTGTCTTTGATAAAGATCAGCATCTGAAACCCTTCTACCAAGATCTACAACCTCATTCCATGTGTACATTCCTCTGTGGGACTCTTTTCCGATAAAAATTAGTCTTTTCAAGTATGGCAAGTTTGGATTTTCAAGTTTTCCTTTTTCACAATTTTCAAGCTGTGGATTTAACTTTTTTATAATTTCTAAATAATTTGAATCCTTAAAGCCCTCTATAAATATGAGAGTTGAACTATCTGACTGTTTTAGCAGATATTCAAGTTCATAGATTTTATAATTGGTATTTACTGTGACCAAAACAGCTCCAATCTTTGAAAGGGCAAAAATAGAGACAAGATATTCTAACTTGTTGGTTGCCCATACGGCAACATGCTCACCTTTTTGAATCCCTATTGCCAAAAACCCTTTTGCTGCATCTTCCACTATTTTTTTAAACTGTTTATATGTAAGGTATATCTTCTCATGATGATAAATTACAGCAAGATTTTCTGCATACTTTTCTGCTATTATATCAAAATAATCAGGAATAGTCATATCAATCAAAGCCATCCTGCCATTGCCCCCTTAAAATTCACAAAGCCTTTTACCTTGTTTTTGAAATAAGGTAAAAGGCTCATTAATGGTTTTAGATTATTATAAATTTTAAATGCATAAATTGTCAACAGAGAAAATCTTATATATATTTCTTAATATGCCCAATTGCACTTTTCTCTATTCTCGACACTTGAGCTTGTGAAATACCAATAATAGTCGCTACCTCCATTTGTGTCTTCCCTTTGTAATATCTTAGGTATAAAATCTCTTTTTCGCGTTTTGTTAGCCTGCTCAATGCATCTTTTAATGAAATTTCTTCAAGCCATAAATTCTCACATGACTTTTGGTCACTTACTTGGTCAACTACATACATTGTATCAGTGCTGTCTTGGAAAATTGGTTCATAAAGTGAAATAGGTTCTTGTATAGAGTCAAGTGCAAAAACCAAATCTTCTTTTGAAATACAAAGCTCATTAGCTATCTCCTCTAAGGTCGGTTCTCTGTAATTTTTGCTTATATACCTTTCCTTTATTTTTAGTGCCTTGTAGGCTGTGTCTTTCAATGACCTTGATATTCTCATAGCATTGTTATCTCTCAAATACCTTCTTATCTCACCAATTATCATTGGAACAGCATACGTTGAAAATTTGACATTTTGTGAAAGGTCAAAATTGTCAATAGCTTTAATAAGACCTATGCAACCAACCTGAAATAAGTCATCCAAATTCTCACCACGATTTGCAAATTTCTGAACAACACTTAAAACAAGCCTTAAATTCCCTTCTATGAATTGTTTCCGTGCTTCTTTGTCTCCATTTTTCATTTTCTTTAGAAGCTCAATTTTCTCTTCATGACTCAGCATAGGGAGAGTGGATGTGTTAACACCACAAATCTCTACTTTGTTCAAATTGTTGCCTCCCCCTTTTTTCAAAAGCTTAACTAAGGTTTAGTATTTACTCTAAGGGAGGCAATTATTCTAAAAATAGTTGGTATTTTATATAATCTTTGCTAACTCTTTTTTAAGTCTTGTTATGATCTTTTTTTCTAACCGGGAGATATAACTTTGGGAAATTCCCAGCATATCAGCAACCTCTTTTTGCGTCTTCTCACCTTCATCACTAAACCCAAATCTGAGCTCTACAATCCTCTTTTCTCTTTTTGGAAGTTTTTGGATTGCTTTGAGAAGTGCTTCTTTTTCGACGCTACTTTCAATACTGCTGTAAACCCCTTCAGAATCTGTTCCTAAAACATCAGATAGCAAAAGCTCATTTCCGTCCCAGTCAACATTTAATGGCTCGTCTATTGAAAGCTCCAGTTTTCTATGTGAGTTTCTTCTCAAAAACATCAAAATTTCATTTTCTATACATTTTGATGCATACGTTGCAAGCTTGATGTTTTTGTCAGGATTGTATGTATTGATAGCTTTAATAAGCCCAATTGTGCCAATTGATACTAAGTCCTCAAGATTTATCTTGGTATTTTCAAATTTTCTTGCAATATAGACAACAAGTCGTAAATTTCTCTCAACCAATACCTTTTTTAGTTCTTCCCTGCCCTCATAATGAATCTTATTTAAAATCTCAGCCTCTTCCTCTGGAGTAAGTGGGGGCGGCAATGTCTCACATCCGCCAATATAAAATAGTTCAGTTATCTGTGAATCAGAAAGCTGAAAACCAAGTTTTTTTAAAAGACCCAAAACATAATTTAAAAGTTTTGATTCAAATCTCATCTTCATTCTAAAACCTCCTTTAAAAATCAAATTAAGTCAGGTCCAAGTAAGGCTGAATACCTGTTTGATATCTTCTTATCGTACAGAGCGATTGCCACATCCCTTTTTGTCCATGTGTTCCTATTCTCTGAGATGTAAAACTCATCAGGTATCACTCCAATTAAAACTCCATGTTCCTGTCCAATAGAATTATAAGGAATGAGAACAATTCTATTTCCAAGTAGTTTTTGAAGTTCTTCTAAATTCCGGGCAGATATATCAGCTTGGTTACCTTTTTCTCTTAGCAAATTTCTCTCCACAATTACAACTGGTCTTCCTGAAAATGGTTCTTTTAGGTTATTCCCTGTATCAACATAAGCTATACAATTGTATTCTGCGTCATTTATCTTGAATTTTATGTATCTTATAAGTGATTCTTTGTACATTCTTTTGAGTATCAGTTCATATGACAGTTTAAAGACAATCAAAGAACATCCAAGAGCTATCAGTACATTTTTAAGTTTAACCTGAACATCAATTACAAAGCTGTTTTTTGTTATATAATAAAGGAAAAATACCATACCACCGAACATTATTGTAACAAGGTAAAAACTGAGCAGCTGTCTTAGAAAGATGAAAAATTTTTTGGGCCAAAAAGTCAGATAAACAAAAATTACAGATACAATTATCTTACCAAATATTGAATATAAAAATTGCATGGGGGGATAAAATTGTAGCAAAGAATAAAGTGAAGCCAAAATGCTTGTAAAAAGTATCTTGAAACTACTAACATTTGTCCTTGTGATATATGCAGTTATGAGGAAAATAAAATAGTTAACAACTAAGTTCTCCAATATATACACATCGGCATAGATAATCATGTTTGATATAAAACATCTTTCTCTTCAAAATGGTATTTCTAAGTAATAATTATACTTCTCTACAACCGAAGTTTTTGTCAAAATATAAAAGAATCCACTTTTCATTTTTATCCAAACTTCATGCAATTTCGCCACAAAAAAACCCCCTGCATACATTTTGCAGAGGGTCTTTTTGCTTTATTTTTTGTTCTTTAGGAATATGGGAATCTCAAATATATCATCGTCTTGGAAAAGACTTTGTAGATTACTTGTCTTTGGTGAAGAAATCTTGCTGGTTTGCTGATTTTGCTGACTATCTTCCACAGAATCAAAACCAGTTGCAATGACAGTGACCTGTACCTCATCCTTCATCTCTTCATTGAAAACAATTCCCATGATAAAGTTGACATTCTCATCAGCCTCAGATGAGATAAGTTCGTTTGCCTTTTCAATCTCATCAAGCAAAAGCTCTTCTGGGTTACCTGTGTAGTTGACCAATACTCCCTTTGCACCTTTTATTGACGTTTCCAAAAGTGGGCTGTTAATAGCCTGCTCTAAAGCCTTTAAAACCTTTTCATCTCCTTTTGCCTTGCCAATACCCATATGTGCATATCCCTTGTTCATCATAATAGCCTTTACATCTGCAAAGTCAACATTGATAAGCCCCGCATTCAAGATTATATCAGAGATACCCTGAACACCTTGTCTTAGAACGTCATCTGCCATTCTGAACGCATCAGAAATCTTCAAGCTCTTATTTGTTGAAAGCATAAATAGCCTATCATTAGGTACAATTATTATAGTATCAACTATTTTCTTTAGCTCCTCAATTCCTTTTTCAGCATTGATTCTACGTTTTGCACCTTCACTTTTAAAAGGCCTTGTGACAACTGCAACTGTCAATATACCCAGCTCTTTTGCAATTTCAGCAACAACAGGGGATGCACCTGTCCCTGTACCACCGCCCATCCCAGCTGTGATAAATACCATGTCAGCACCTTTTAAAACCTGAGATATTTCTTCTTTGCTCTCCTCTGCTGCCTTTCTTCCAATCTCCGGGTCAGCTCCTGCTCCAAGTCCTTTTGTTACTTTTTCGCCTATTTGAATCTTGTAATGTGCTTTTGAGCGCTGCAAAGCCTGCTTGTCTGTGTTGACTGCAATAAATTCCACCCCAGATACTCCAACATCAATCATCCTGTTTACTGCATTATTACCCGCCCCACCAACACCAATTACTTTTAGCTGAGCAACAGTCATCTTTTCTGTGTCAAAACTAATCATCCTTGTTCTCCCCCTTAGCAAAACTCTTGTTTTTTAATAAAACCACCCTTCGCATCTCACCAAAGTTCTGAAAAATCCTAACACCAAATGCAACAACAGCTGCTTGGTATAGAGGAATACCAAGCTTGTCACCTAAATACGCAAAAAGCATAGCAATTAATGTATTGCCAACAAAACCAGATATGAATATGTCAATTTTGAAATCACCTTTCAAGTTTGATTTTAAAGCACCAAATATTGAATCAAGTGCAGCAAGAAGTCCCACTGCTACATATGACGAATAATCCTGTGGAATACTTACTGGAATAAATATACCTATCAAGATACCTATCGCAAGGGCAAGTATAAGTATAATCATCTTCTCATCAACTTCCCTCACTTTTTATCTTTGCGTAGTTGAATTTTAAAGTCCCTGTATACCTCGGAATTACAATATTTGAAGCCTCTTCAATTTTCACCTCAATAGAAAACTCCTTTAAAAGGTCTATAATACCACCCCGCATCATAAGTGAATTTTTCAAAATTTTAGGATCACCAATAGCCTTTATTATGTACGGGGCAGAATAACGAGTATTGTTTATGCTGATTGTTGGACCTGCACATCTTATCTCGGTTGTGCTAACCACCCTCTGGTCATTTATAGATATTGCCTCAGCACCAGCTGCTCTTAGTTCATTTATAACCTGTAGTATATCTGAATCGTGCAAAAGAAAACTATTCGGGTCAACATTTGCTGTTGCAGGAAGTTTGCTATCATCAAGTGTAATCACTATGCCAGGTACTTCAACATCTGTAAGTCCTGCTAATATCTTTACCTTGTCAAGTTCATCTTTTAAAAGCTCTGTTGTTTTGCTAATACTTGCAGCAGAGTCTTGATATTCTTTTATTTTGCTTTCCAACTCATAGATTTGAGACCTCAAACTACTATTTTCTTTTCTCAGCTGGTTTATCTGTTCAGCAAGTTCAATTGCTCTTGCCTTTTCAAGGTTTTTTAGCTCATTGCTTTGTCTTACACTCTTTATCTGCATTGAAATTAAAATTCCTAAAATCAATAACAAAATAGCAGTTGCAACTTGTCCACCTGTTGGTTTTTTTATCTTGACTTTCATAACAATCAATTGTCCTCCTCAGTGTTTGGACTGAATGTAGCAATCCCGTTTGAATTCAGAATTACTGTCCCTTCAATGTGTTTGGGAAGCTTTTCATAAACGCTTTTTAAAAGCCTTAGCTTATAATCTATCTCTGAGAGGTCACCTACCTTGACTATTAGCTTGTCTATTTTGAGTTCAATATTGTTTACACTTTTTAGTGAGACAGTGACACAATCAACATTAAATTTGCCAAAAATATCAAACTTTTTTAAACTATTTGCAACTCGCAATCCCTCATCAAATAGCAGCTCATCGTCTATATCAAGTTTCTTGCCAACCGTAGCTTCATTCACTTTGAGGCCTTCGAATATGATTGACTTTTTTGGTAAATCCCCTTCTATTCTTATTACATACCCATTTTTATCAACTTCTATATAAGAATTTAAATACTTTATAAGACCTACAGTCTCTTTTTCATAAACCTCTAAAATTAGCATATCTGGAAAACGCCTCGTGATTTTCACATCTTCAATCTCGGGGTTTTTCAGAAGTTTTTGCCTAATCTCTTTTGTATTTATACTCAGTATATTCTGATTTTGATATTGTTGTAGTATTTTTATAATATCATCTTTTTTGACTCTTTTCAAATTATGTATACTAAATTCTTTCACATTGAAGTAGTCTAACCTGAAAACAAATATAGCAGTTAGTACTACTAAGATTAATAATACAATAAACTTTCTCGCAAATCTACCCATTTGGTATTTTCACTCACCTTTTATAGCAATTGTAAATTTCAGTTTATTCACCTCTTCTAATCTTGGCACCTAAGGTTGAATACTTATCTTCAATCCTTTCATACCCTCTGTCTATATGCTCTGCAGCTACAATCTCTGTCTTCCCCTCTGCACAAAGCCCCGCAATAAAAAGTGCTGCACCACCTCTTAAGTCCTGAGCAAAAACCTGACAGCCCCTTAGCCTCTCAACTCCATTTATAATGGCTATGTCCTTTTCAACATGTATCTGCGTACCCATTTTATTAAGCTCCGGAACATGCTTGAACCTGCTTTCAAATATGGTTTCTTTTACTATGGTCACACCTTCAGCCACAGAAAACACACTGCAAACAGGTGCTTGAAGGTCAGTTGGGAATCCCGGATAATAATGTGTTGTAATCCTTTGATTTCCCTTTAGTCTTCTGTCTTTTTTGATATATATCATATCTTTTTGCTCTTTTATTTTACATCCCGCATGTTTAAGGATATGCAGTATTGAGTCTAAATGCCGTGGCAAAACATTCTTCAGCAAAACTTCTCCACCACATGTTGCAACAGCACAAAGATACGTCCCCGCAACAATTCTATCAGGAATGACAATATAATGCTCTACTTCATTTCTTAACCTTTTTACGCCTTCAATCTTAATGGTATGAGTCCCTGCGCCTTTTATCCTTGCTCCAAGCTTGTTTAAAAAGCAGCATAGGTCTGCTATCTCAGGTTCTTTTGCAGCATTTCTAATTATAACCTCACCGTCACAGAAAACCGAAGCAAGTATAATATTTTCGGTAGCCCCAACAGAGGGTATTGGTAAAAACACCTCTCCACCTTTTACGGAATCGCATCTGCATTCAATTGTGTTGTCATATTCAAAAACGTCTATGCCAAGCTGGGCAAATGAAGATATATGAAGGTCAATGGGACGTTGGCCTATCTCACAACCCCCAGGGTGGTTTGTAAGTCTCACTTTTTTGAATTTGCTCAAGATTGCTCCAAGAAATAATATGCTTGAGCGCATCATCTTGGCATACTGTGGAGGAATTGTAAAGTTCTTAATTGAAGTTGGATCAATATATGCAATGTTGTCCTCAAACCTTGTTTTGCATCCAAGATATTCAAGTATCTCAATAGTATGTCTTACATCAGCAATGTCGGGTACATTTTTTATTATGACTTGCCCTTCTGCTAAGATTGAAGCTGTTAGAATGGGCAATGCTGCGTTTTTTGCACCCTCAATTTCAATCTCACCATATAAAAAAGTTGGCCCCTCAATAATGAGTGTTTGCATGTTTGTACCCTGCAAAGCACCAACAATAGTGTCGCATATTATTTTATTCATTGCTTTTAATATTTGTTACAGTGATAAATACTCTTCAAAAATCTTTCCTATATTCTGAGTTGCCTCAGGTTTTCCCATCTTTTTGCTGTTTTCACTCATCCTTTCATACAAAGCCTTGTCATATATCAGCTTTTCAAGGAAACTTTTTAACTTGTCACTTTCAAGTTCATTTTCAAGCACAACGAAACAAGCCCCCCCTTTTTCAAGCGCCCTTGCATTGTACTCTTGATGGTTGTTTGCAACATATGGCGATGGCACAATTATGCTTGGCTTTCCCAGTGCAGTTATCTCAGATATTGCAATTGCACCTGCTCTTGATATTACAATATCTGCAGCTGCCAAATATCTTGGCATATCTGAAATATAGGGCAGTATCTTTATATTTGACTTGACCCCTAAACTATTAGCAAAGTTCACAGCCTCTAAATATTTTGTATCACCTGTTGAGAGGATAAAATACACATCTTTACATCCTTCAAACTCTTTTGAAAGCTTAATTACTGCCTTGTTGAGATTCTCAGCCCCTCTGCTCCCACCAACTGCCAAAACTACTATTTTATCTTCCAAACCCAAGGAGCTTTTAGCAGCTTTTTCTTCATAGGAGAATATCTCAAGCCTTATAGGATTTCCTGTGAGCACTACTTTGTTTGAGTTTTTAAAAAATCTCTTACTTTCCTCAAAGCTAATTAAGATTTTCTCACAAAATCTTGAAATTATTTTATTAGCAAGTCCTGGATACGCATTTTGCTCATGAAGAATTGTTTTTATTTTAAGCCTTCTTGCTGCGAGTGCAACAGGCAATGACACATAACCACCTGTTACAAACACCACTTTTGGCTTTATCCTCTTTAGTATTTGCAAGGCTTGCCTGTACCCATTTATAAACTTTATAAAAACATCAACATTTTTCACAGTTAAACTTCTTTTTAGTCCTTTTGCCTGAATATATTCAATTTTGTAGCCATGCTGTGGAACTATCTTTGATTCTAACCCCTCACTTGTTCCTATAAAAACTATATTTAAGTCATTGTGTCTTTTTTTAAGATAGTCAGCAACAGCAACTGCTGGATAGATGTGTCCACCAGTTCCACCACCGCTGAATATGATACTAATTTCTCTACTGTTCATTTTAACACCTTAATCCTCCTTGAAATGCTCAAAAGTACACCAACACCAAACATATGAAATAGTATTGAAGAACCCCCATATGTTATAAAAGGCAGTGGCACACCTGTTGCAGGGACAGAAGCTGTCACAACAGCAATATTTAAAATTGCTTGAGTAGCAATTATACTTGTCACACCAAACGCAAGCAATGTTCCAAACCTATCACGTGCATGGAGCGCAATGACAATACCACGCCAGATGAATAATATAAATAACACTATTACAAATACAGCCCCTACAAAACCAAGCTCTTCACATAAGATTGAGAAAATAAAATCAGTATGAGGTTCGGGAATGTACAAAAGCTTCTGTCTGCTCTGTCCAAGCCCCATCCCAAAAAGTCCACCAGACCCAATAGCATATAGTGACTGAATTATCTGATAACCTTTATCAGTTGGATCTGCCCAGGGATTAAAAAGCGCCTGGATTCTCTCAACCCTATATTCTTCTTTAATTGTGAGATAATATAACACAGGCAAAGATAAAACCCCAATTGTCACAAAATAACTTATATTAAGCCCTGCTGCAAAGAGCATCAGCATTGTAATGCCAAGTATTAAGATAGACGTACTCATATTTGGTTCTTTGTATATAAGCGCAAAGTAAACTCCACTTAAGAGTATGGATATAACAAAAATCTTAAATTTCGATTTGCTTTCAGCGGTATTATCAAGATAACTCGCAAGTAATATCACAAGCGCGTACTTTGCAAGCTCTGAAGGTTGGAACTGAACAGGCCCAATATCAATCCATCTTCGTGCATTGTTAACAAGTTTCCCTATACCAGGAATTAAAACTAATATAAGTGATATTGTCCCTATTACGTAAAGAAGTATAGACAACTTTTTGAAGATTCTATAATCTAATTGGCTTGTTATATACATCACTATTATTCCTAATAAAAGACCAATTAATTGTTTCTTGAGAAAATAATAACTATCATTAAACTGATAGTAAGCATAGTAATAGCTTGCACTGAATATCATAACAACCCCAATTAGAGATAACAAAAGTGCAACATACAAAAGTGGATAGTCAATCATCCTCTTTTCCATTCATCCTTCACATCCTATACACAAACTCAAAGCTCATTTACATATTGTTTGAAAAGCCTACCTCTTTGTTCATAACTCTCAAACATATCCCAGCTTGCACATGCAGGTGATAGCAACACCACATCACCTTCTTTTGCACTTTCAAAGCTCTTTTTAACTGCCTCTTTTAAATCCTCTACAAACTCAAAGTTTAAGTATCCTATTTTTTGAAGCTGGTCTGCTATTTTCTGTTTTGTCTGACCAAGCAAAAATACCTTTTTGACCTTTTGTGAAATTAGCCTTGCAAACTTTTCAAAACTCTCTCCCTTGTCATAACCACCTGCAATCAAGATTATCGGCGCCTCAAACGAATTTAAAGCTTTTGAAGAAGCATCTGTATTTGTGCCCTTAGAGTCGTTGTAAAATCTAACACCATTTATCTCTCTCACAAACTCTATTCTGTGTTCAACACCTTTGAACTCTTTGAGTGTTTTTTCAATGATCGAAGGTTCTATTTTAAAAGGCAGAACGCAGCCAATTGCTGCAAGAGCATTTTCTAAATTGTGCTCACCTGGCATAAATATGTCATCTTTTCTCATCACTTTCTTTGCCTTACCTGAAAAGTTATAGTATATAAAATCCCCATCAACAAAAACGCTGTTTTGTGTTTCTAACTTATTTTTTGAAAATGTTATTACCGTGCCTTTTGCCCAGCCTATCAAATCCCTTGTTATGCTGTTGTCCATATTAAGTACAGAATATCCTTCTTGGTCAATATTTTCAAATATTTTCATCTTTGCTTTTATATAGTTTTCCATATTCATATGTCTATTTAGATGGTCAGGCGTAATATTCAAAATACACGCAACCTTCGGCTTGAAGTATTTTATTGTTTCCAACTGAAAGCTTGAAATCTCTATAACAAAGATAGCATCGTCAGTAGAACTTTCAATATAGTCAATAAAAGGAAAACCAATATTGCCGCAAACAATTACATTGTCAAAAGCTTTTTTTAAAATCTCACCTACAAGGGTTGTAGTTGTGGTTTTCCCATTTGTGCCTGTGATTGCAACTATATTTTTACTTCTACAAAATCTATATGCAAGTTCTATTTCACCAATTACCTCAATTCCTCTCTTGTGTGCCAGTGTAATATATCTTTTGGTAAGGGGAACACCAGGGCTTATAACCACCATGTCAGATGTATCTACTACAGCATCTGGTAAATCATTAAAGTAAAGTTCATTTGCAAATTTTTCTATAGTTTCTTTTTGTTGGC
This Caldicellulosiruptor changbaiensis DNA region includes the following protein-coding sequences:
- the murD gene encoding UDP-N-acetylmuramoyl-L-alanine--D-glutamate ligase; the encoded protein is MDLFGKKVLVIGMGKSGISSARFLKKHGAYVIAFDEKKEDEMKSQQKETIEKFANELYFNDLPDAVVDTSDMVVISPGVPLTKRYITLAHKRGIEVIGEIELAYRFCRSKNIVAITGTNGKTTTTTLVGEILKKAFDNVIVCGNIGFPFIDYIESSTDDAIFVIEISSFQLETIKYFKPKVACILNITPDHLNRHMNMENYIKAKMKIFENIDQEGYSVLNMDNSITRDLIGWAKGTVITFSKNKLETQNSVFVDGDFIYYNFSGKAKKVMRKDDIFMPGEHNLENALAAIGCVLPFKIEPSIIEKTLKEFKGVEHRIEFVREINGVRFYNDSKGTNTDASSKALNSFEAPIILIAGGYDKGESFEKFARLISQKVKKVFLLGQTKQKIADQLQKIGYLNFEFVEDLKEAVKKSFESAKEGDVVLLSPACASWDMFESYEQRGRLFKQYVNEL